The Manihot esculenta cultivar AM560-2 chromosome 11, M.esculenta_v8, whole genome shotgun sequence genome includes a region encoding these proteins:
- the LOC110627142 gene encoding transcription repressor OFP8: MILLFSLSLNYTLPPTAPSAMPSTKKKFLSKTVLTAANSGCGCRRSKPSDVHEPSAVPRSAVSHQTDPPTCISSSSTRHKSGGNEESCTSTITTSVSDENDPKDSKIINSIAVVKDSNDPYQDFRHSMLQMIFEKEIYSKDDLQELLNCFLELNSPYHHGLIIQAFTEIWNDVISKKLNKSQN; this comes from the coding sequence ttATACTCTCCCCCCAACCGCCCCCTCTGCAATGCCCTCCACCAAGAAAAAGTTTCTTAGTAAAACAGTGCTCACAGCAGCAAATTCAGGCTGCGGCTGTCGCAGGTCAAAACCTTCAGATGTACATGAGCCTAGTGCAGTGCCCAGATCAGCCGTTTCTCATCAGACGGATCCTCCCACTTGTATTTCTTCTTCAAGCACTCGTCACAAAAGCGGAGGCAATGAAGAAAGCTGCACTTCCACTATAACAACGTCCGTCTCTGATGAAAACGATCCAAAAGATTCCAAAATCATCAACAGCATTGCTGTGGTGAAGGATTCTAATGATCCATATCAAGATTTCAGGCATTCCATGTTGCAAATGATATTTGAGAAAGAAATCTACTCCAAAGATGATCTTCAGGAGCTTCTGAATTGCTTCTTAGAGCTGAATTCTCCTTACCACCATGGCCTCATCATTCAAGCATTCACTGAGATCTGGAATGATGTCATCTCCAAGAAGCTCAATAAGTCGCAGAATTAA